A genomic window from Agrobacterium larrymoorei includes:
- a CDS encoding HNH endonuclease, whose product MARKNRDEFASWDEPTPEPVICPLCERIIPDDQKDEHHLVPKSKGGKKTVCLHRICHDQIHSIFTDAQLAKKFSTIEAILEDPAVQTFVTWVKNKPPGFADSAKESRQSFGRGRRL is encoded by the coding sequence ATGGCCCGCAAGAACAGGGATGAGTTTGCGTCATGGGATGAGCCGACGCCGGAGCCGGTGATCTGTCCGCTGTGCGAGCGCATCATTCCGGACGACCAGAAAGACGAGCATCATCTCGTTCCCAAGAGCAAGGGTGGAAAGAAAACCGTCTGTCTGCATCGGATCTGCCACGACCAGATCCATTCGATCTTCACCGATGCCCAACTCGCCAAGAAATTTTCTACGATCGAGGCCATTCTGGAAGACCCGGCTGTGCAGACCTTCGTCACCTGGGTCAAAAACAAGCCACCGGGCTTTGCGGATTCCGCCAAGGAATCGCGGCAGTCATTCGGCCGAGGCCGCAGGTTGTAA
- a CDS encoding PAS domain-containing protein encodes MQRRLVKNLLEGGGFYSWSLATNLLTGDLAFAQIYEIDQDDLAKGIPVESILERIVEEDRPRLAARIHDVILGGTPFVSPYRIYCADGQVKSLLSMGSCARDADGVPSVYSGVVLVEREIGANSGAEGLELHIGAAIDLAKTKKLELTERYLSSALRSLSPGGS; translated from the coding sequence ATGCAGAGGCGCCTGGTCAAAAATCTGTTGGAAGGCGGGGGATTTTATTCCTGGTCATTGGCAACGAACCTGCTGACAGGTGATCTGGCCTTCGCGCAGATATACGAGATCGATCAGGACGACCTCGCCAAGGGTATTCCGGTCGAGTCCATACTCGAAAGAATCGTCGAGGAAGACCGTCCGCGCCTCGCCGCCCGCATCCATGATGTCATCCTTGGCGGCACACCCTTTGTCTCGCCCTATCGGATCTATTGTGCCGATGGACAGGTGAAGTCTCTTCTAAGCATGGGTTCCTGCGCCAGGGACGCCGATGGTGTGCCTTCGGTCTATTCGGGTGTCGTGCTTGTCGAAAGGGAGATTGGCGCGAATTCCGGGGCTGAAGGGCTCGAATTGCACATCGGCGCTGCAATCGATCTGGCGAAGACGAAGAAGTTGGAACTGACGGAACGGTACCTGTCCTCTGCGCTCAGATCTCTCTCGCCCGGCGGCTCATAA
- a CDS encoding response regulator, with the protein MPLRVMIVEDEMLLALDLEDMLVDAGHTVVGQASDMLQAIALAEKVDGAVDVAIMDVNLARGTNGVETAAVLRNRWDVPSLFVSANLDERTRALAQASKPVGFVGKPYSEREVLSSLVKLST; encoded by the coding sequence ATGCCGCTGCGCGTGATGATCGTCGAGGATGAAATGCTTCTGGCCCTGGACCTTGAGGACATGCTGGTCGACGCGGGGCACACCGTCGTCGGTCAGGCATCCGACATGCTTCAGGCCATCGCACTCGCCGAGAAGGTCGATGGAGCCGTCGACGTCGCCATTATGGATGTCAATCTTGCCCGGGGAACGAACGGCGTCGAGACGGCTGCGGTGCTCCGCAATCGCTGGGATGTCCCGTCCCTCTTCGTCAGCGCGAATCTGGACGAAAGAACCCGCGCGCTTGCGCAGGCATCCAAGCCGGTTGGCTTCGTCGGCAAGCCATATTCGGAGCGGGAAGTCCTTTCGTCTCTCGTCAAACTCTCGACGTGA